The Staphylothermus marinus F1 genome has a segment encoding these proteins:
- a CDS encoding 4Fe-4S binding protein gives MVNIIIDSEKCDLCSLCVEYCPTHVFYIRANRVFADNNKCVECYACIPLCPRNAITIKNSDP, from the coding sequence TTGGTTAACATCATCATAGATAGTGAAAAATGTGATCTTTGTAGTTTATGCGTTGAATACTGTCCTACACATGTATTCTATATAAGAGCTAATAGAGTTTTTGCAGATAATAATAAATGTGTTGAATGCTATGCTTGTATACCGTTATGTCCTAGAAATGCTATAACAATTAAGAATTCTGATCCGTAG
- a CDS encoding PHP domain-containing protein — MFKALADMHIHSTYSDGRASPKEIILTAIYKGLNIISITDHNSFQGSIIASRLAKDLVREYDEQLLVIIGNEVRTDKGDILVYCYEPIDVPRRIDYLIDKAHENNCLVVPAHPFDTLRLGIGDALFEYNGWDAIEVWNASADPRANREALRASKILGLPGIANSDAHIPEAIGSAYTVLELDELSVESVFKAIKNGNVHPHFGYPPFKVFIKKVEWSIERRIRKFLGR, encoded by the coding sequence TTGTTTAAAGCATTAGCGGATATGCATATTCATTCAACATATAGTGATGGAAGAGCTAGTCCTAAAGAAATTATTTTAACAGCAATATATAAGGGTTTAAATATTATATCAATCACTGATCACAACTCCTTCCAAGGATCTATTATAGCAAGTAGACTAGCAAAGGATCTAGTTAGAGAATATGATGAACAACTCCTAGTCATAATTGGTAATGAAGTTAGAACAGATAAAGGAGACATACTAGTATATTGTTATGAACCAATAGATGTGCCTAGAAGAATAGACTACTTAATAGATAAAGCCCACGAGAACAACTGTTTAGTTGTGCCAGCACATCCTTTTGATACGTTAAGACTTGGTATAGGAGATGCATTATTCGAGTATAATGGATGGGATGCTATCGAGGTTTGGAATGCCTCAGCTGATCCACGAGCTAATCGTGAAGCATTAAGAGCTTCAAAAATCCTAGGATTACCGGGTATTGCTAATAGTGACGCCCACATCCCCGAAGCAATCGGTTCGGCATATACAGTTCTAGAACTAGATGAATTATCTGTAGAATCAGTATTCAAAGCTATAAAGAATGGAAATGTACATCCACATTTTGGATACCCCCCTTTTAAAGTATTTATCAAGAAGGTAGAGTGGAGTATAGAGAGAAGAATCCGGAAATTCCTTGGAAGATAA